TGCGCCCGCGGATCCCGGAGATCGCGCGGGCCTGCATCGAGGGCATCGCCGCCGAGATTCCGGAATATTCCGCGAGTTACGGCCACGGCCCGGCCCGGACCGCGGCGATCGAGCAGGCGCGGCGCGGGATCGAGCGGGACATCGACCGCGTCGGCACGCCCGCGATGTGGCAGGCCGACCGGCTGGCCGAGTTCCGCGGCCACGGGCGCGAGGCGTTCCACGATGGTCTGAGCCGCGAGGCGGTGCAGGCGGCCGTGCGCGTGTCGAGCCGGGTGACGTGGCGCTGGATCGCCGACATCGCCCGGGATGCCGGCCTGTCCGGCGACGTCCTGTACGGCGCGGCCGAGGGGATGTTCGCCGACGTCGAGACGTCGATGGCGGCGGTCGCCGAGGGCTACAGCGCGGCCGAAGCGGCGATGTCCGGCACCGGCGAGCGCCACCGGCGGCTGCTGCACGCCCTGATCGGCGGCCGCACACCGGCCGAAGTGGACGGTCTGCTCGCGGCGTCCGGGCTGCCGGTGCCGGCACAGGTGGCCGCGGTGGCGTTCCGGGCGCTGCCGGGCGCGCCGGAGTTCCCGCCGGGCCTGCTGCCCGCGCACGTCCCGGCCGACCCCGCCGGCGATCCACCGGCGGCGTTGACCCCGGCCCCGGACACGGACCTCGCGGGGCTGGCGGCGTTGCCGGCCGGCTGGACGGCGGCGGTCGGGCCCCTGGTGCCCCCGGCTTCGGCCCCGGAGTCGTTCAGGATCGCCCGGCGCGCGATCGACCTGGCGGCGCGGGGGCTGCTGGACGCGCCGGGCCCGGTGGTGTGGTGCCGCGACCACCTGACGACGCTGTTGCTGCTCGCGGACGAGTTCCTGGTGGCCCAGCTGGCTTCCACGACGTTGGCGCCGCTGGCCGGGGTGACCGGGAAGCGCCGGGAGCAGCTGGCCGAGACGTTGCTGGCGCTGGTCCAGACCCGGGGGAGCGCACCCGAGCTGGGGCGGTTGCTCGACCTGCACCCGCAGACGATCCGGGCGCGGCTGAAGAAGCTGGGCGAGCTGTTCGGGGCACGGCTGGACGATCCGGGTGAGCGGCTGCGGCTGGAGCTGGCGCTGCTGGCGGAGCGGGCCCTGCCGGACGGGGAGTGAGCCGGGGCCGGACGGCGGCGCGCAGCGGCGCCGACACCGCAGCGGCTCGGGCGGCTGCGCGGGTGGGCCGGGCTTGAGTGGGTGCGCGGCGGCGCCGAAGGGTTGCTCGGCTGCCGGATCAGTCCGGCAGCGAGCCGGCTCCCGTTCGCGCGGCCGGGTTCGAGCGGGCCGCCGGACGCACCGAACGCCGCGTTGGGTGCGTGGGGCGCACGAACGCCGCGTTGGGTGCGTGGGACGCACCGAACGCCACATTGGGGCGCTCGGCCCAAGGCGGAGTCGTCCGGTTGGCGGCGTGGCGATCGGCTCTGCGGAGCAGGCCATCCGCCCCCGACCGAGCGTCGGCTGCGCCTTCAGCGCCGTCCTACGGCACTTCGAGGACCGCCCCGTCGCGCGGTCCGGCAAGCCGCTCTACGGCCACCTCGGCTTCACCACTCCGGGCGACGCCGAGTGGTGGGGCCGACCGCGGGAACACCCACCGCCGGTAGCCGTACCAGCGGAACGCCGTCCCGGACAGCGTGCCCAGCACCATCCCGGCCACGAAGTCCGCGACCTCCTGCGCCAGGTAGCTCACGTGCGGGACCGACAGGTGCAGCGCGTACCGCGAGATCAGCGGGGGCACCAGGTTCACCGCCACCGCACCCGCGTTGACCACGAAGAACAGTGCCGCCTCGCGGGCCCGCCGATGGCCGCCGCGGCCGGCGAACGACCAGCGCCGGGACAGCAGGTACGCGAACGCCGTCGAGGCCACCGTCGCGAAGAAAAGCGCCGTTACCGGTTTCTCACGGAACACGGTGAGCTTCAGGCTGTAGTCGCCCAGTAGGGTGACCCCGTACGCGGCCAGGCCGACGACGGCGAAGCGGAGCAGCTCTCGCGGCTCGGGCATGGTTCCTCCAGGTGACGCCGACAGGGTGGAGGTCTTTCGATGGCACGCACGGGCGGTGAGGGCGAGCTCCCCTCGGTCGCCGAACTGGTGAGCCTCTCGCAGACGAAGCCGCTGATGATCCGCGGTGACCTCGACGCGATGCTCGCCGGCGAACCCGTGCCCGAACCGGAGCCCGAACCCCGGCCCGACCCGCTGGCCATCCTCGACGCCGAGCTCGCGGCGCCGGAGCCCGAGGACGAGCGTCCCCTGGAAGCTCCGCCCGCCGAGCCCCGCCGGACCAAGCCGTACGTCCTCGCCGCGGGTGCGGCCGTCGCGCTCGGGCTGGCCGCCGTCGTGCTGTTCCAGCCGCAGCAGGTCGGGGGGACCGCCACGCCGCCGCCGGGCGTCACCGCCCCCGCCGCGCCGCCGGCCTCGAGCGACGCGGTGGAGACGATGAGCGCCACGGCCGAGCCGGCCCCGCTCACCGCGAAGGTGCACGATTCGCCGGTCCGGACCACGAACGCCCCGGCCGCCGCCGCGGGACGCAAGCCCGCGCGCCCCACGACGTCGCCGCCGCCCCAGGACACCTGGCAGCAGTACGTGAGCTCGGTGATCAGCTCGTGGCAGCAGCAGCACCCGCACGGCAGGCCGAACCGCTGATCAGCAGCTCGACGTCGCCGGCTTCCCGGCGATCCGGTCCTTGACGAACGCCAGGACGTCGGCGTTGCCGGTGTAGACCAGCGTGATGTGGTCGGTGTCGTAGGTCTTCCACGTCTCCTGGACGCCGGCCGCGCAGTACGCCTTGTGCAAGCTGTCGGCCTGCGCGAACTGCACCAGCTGGTCACCGGTCGCGTGGTACTGGAACACCGGCACCTTCGGCGGGCTGCCGCCGAGCTTGTTCTCGTTCAGCCGCGCCACCCACGCGGGCTTGATGTAGCCCGGGCCGGTCGTGTAGTCCGCGATCTTCTGGTTCGCGTACCTCGTGAGCAGCTCGAACGTGCACGCGCTCTGCTTCATCTCGGCCAGCTTCGCGCGGCCGTTGTCGCTGAGGAACGAGTCGAGCTGCAGCTCCGGGTAGGCCTGGTCGAGGCCGAGCAGCGCGTAGGCGAACACGCCGAACCCGAACTTGCCGTCGAGTTGCAGCGTCACCTGGACGAGGTCCGCCGGCACCCCACCCGCCGCGATGCCGACGAGGTTCAGTTCCGGCGCGTAGGTGGGTTGCAGCTCCCCGGCCCACGCCGCGGCGCCGCCGCCCTGGGAGTAGCCGCGGAAGACGACCTTCGCCGTCGCGGACAGCCCGGCGGCGGTGAGCCGCTGGGCCGCGCGGACCCCGTCGAGCACCGCCGGGCCTTCGGACCGGCCCACGACGTACGTCGTCTTCGGCGTGCTCTGGTAGCCCTCGTAGTCCGGGACGGCGACGGCATAACCGGCGTCGAGCAGGTCGTCGAGGCCGGGCTGCTCGTAGAACGCGCCGATGTCGATCATCTTCGACGGCGTGCAGCCGAACGCCGGGCCGTGCGTGCCGGGGTCGAAGGAGACGATCGGCGCGGTCGCGCGGTCGACGTTCTTCGGGACGAGCACGGTCCCGGTGACGGCGTCGGGCTGCCCGAGTGCGTCGGTGGACAGGTACATCACCTGCCACGCGTCGACGGATGCCTTGCGCGGCCCGGCGTTCGACGTCCGCCAGCGGATCACGTCACCCGGCTTGCCCGCGGGCAGGGGCGAAGGCGGTGTGTAGAACGAGTCGTCGAAGGGCCCGGGTTCCGGTGCCGCCGACGCCGCGGGCGCGACCACGGCGGCGAGCACCAGCGCCGCCAGCGCGGCGAGCAGGCGGCGGGCGGTCACGAGCCCGTCCCGTAGACGCGCTTGCAGGTCGCGGACTCGCTGAAGGCCAGGTTCAGCTCGGGGTTCGCCTTGAGGTCCTTGATCGGGCCCTCCGGGTCGGCGAGCTGCCCCATGGTCGCGTCCGCCTCGGAGATGACCTGGCGCAGGCTGCCCTGGTCGGTCACCTTCGCCTGCTCCATCTTGGACTTCGTCTCGGTCAGCTTGGACTTGGTCTCGGCGAGGGTGCCGGTCGCCTTGTCCACAGCGGACTGTCCATCCGGGACGGGCGGGACACCGGCGGTGCGGATGCCGCCCGCCATGTCGTCGAGGGCCGAGCCGAGACGGCCCAGGAAGTCGACCATCGCGTCCCGGGTCTTCACCGGGTCGGCGTCGTCGACCGCCGGTGGCTGCGAGAGCTTCGCCGAGCCCGCGGCCACCCCGGTGCACACCTTGTCGACCCAGGCCAGCGCCGCGGGGTCGGCGTGCCGGCCGGGGTCGGCCGGGGCGCCGGACCCGCAGGCGGAGCACGACAGGAGCGCGGCCGCCGCCATTGCGAGCACCACGCTGTGCATTCTTTTCATGGGTTTCGAAGCTACGCGGCGCGGTTGCGTGCGGGCAAGAAGAGAATAGCCGGTTGGCACGTGCGTCAACATTCCGCGGCGGGGATTTGTCATGCACGTCAGCGGTTCGCCGACCGCGCTGTGCTGGGGAAACCTTCCCTTGCCTGCTAGGAACCCGGCCCGGCTGACGTGCCGGGGTGACAATTTACCGGTACCGCGTGACGTTTTCACCAAAAGCTCTTGATCGGCGCCATCCGCGCTCGTTAGCTTACGGTCCGGTCGCGATTCTCGAATAGCGCGCGCCGTTTCGTATCACTGTTGATACACGGAAGGACCATCGTGAATCACCCAAGAGGCAAGAAGACGGCCGCGGCCGCCGCGGTCGTGGGCGCGGTGGGGCTGGTCGCCACCGCACTGCTCGTCGGGGCGCAGACCAGTGCCGCCGACCCGGTTTCGCTGACGCTGAACTACCACTGCACGTTCCCGCTGGTGGGCTCGCAGTCGCTGAAGGTGGTGATCAACACCGATCTGCCGACCACGGTGAACACCGGGCAGCCGACCGGCGCGTTCGACATCAAGGCCGTGTCCACCATCAACGCGGACACCGTCGCGGGCCTGAGCCTGATCGGCGCCACGACGATCGAGGGCACCGCGACGGCCGCCGCGACCGTCGCCGCGCCGAGCCTCAACCTGCCGGTCAACGTCCCGATCACGCTGGACAAGACGAACATCCCGGCTTCGGGTGAGCTGAACATCAACGCGGCGGGCAAGACCCCGTCGCTGACGTTCACCCAGGCCGGCCAGGCGAAGATCACCGTCGGCGACTTGAACCTCAAGGTCACCCCGCGCAAGGCCGACGGCTCGGTCACCGGCATCACGCCGGACGGCACGATCGACGCGCCCTGCACGCAGGACGCCGGCCAGAACAACACCCTGGCCACGATCACCATCGCCGGCGGTGGCGGGACGACGACCCCGCCCACCACCACCCCGCCGACGACCACGCCCCCGACCACCACGCCGCCGACGACCACCCCGCCCACCACGACCCCGCCGGGCGGGGGCATCAAGTACTCCTTCGGCATCACCGGGTCGACGTCGCTGAAGTCGCTCGGCAGCACCGCGCCGATCACCGGCTCGTTCGACGCCGACGTCAACCTGTCGGCCAAGACGTTCACCGGTGACCTGAAGCTGAACCCGACGCACACCGACTTCAAGCTCTTCGGGTTCCTGCAGGGCAGCTCGGACGTCAAGGTCGTGCAGAACGGCCCGCAGACCGGGGAGCTGGTGGGCACCGGCTTCAAGGCGCACATCAAGTTCGACACGTTCCTCACCACGGTCAACCTGTTCGGCATCCCGATCAGCACCGACCCGAAGTGCGGCACGGTCAGCTCGTCGACCAGCGAAATGACCACCGGTCCCGACTTCGACCTGCTCAAGGGCGGCAAGCTGTCGGGCACCTACTCGCTGTCCGCGCTGCAGAACTGCGGCTCGTTCAACGACATCATCAGCGCGTTCGCGAAGAGCGACGGCAACACGCTGGACCTCGTGCTCGCCAAGAAGTGACCCGAACTGCCGGCCCCCGTCGCGCCGCGGCGGGGGCCGGTGCCACGCCCCGGAAGGAGAGAGCCCGTGCGGAAAGCCCGGTCGTTGCTCGCGGCGGGCCTCGCCTGCCTGGTGCTGCCGCTGCCCGCCCCGCCCGCGGACGCGTCGACGCCGATCGACAGGAAGCTGAGCTTCACCTGCCCGTTTCCCTTGATCGGCAAGCAAAAGCTGGACGTCGAGGTCAAGGCGTCCTTCGAGGTGCCCGCCGCACCCGGCGGCACGTTCACGACGACGGACCTCACGGTCGCGGTGACCGTGCCGGACAAGTCCACCCGCGGCCTGGCCTTGGTCGGCGCGGCGAGCATCGAAGGGACGGCGTCCGCAGGGGTGACGCTGGCCAACGGCTCGCTGACGCTGCCGCTCGCCCTGCCGCTGACCGTGGCCAAGACGGCGGTGCCGCCGTCGGGGGCGTTCACCACCCGGGCCAGCGGGTCGGTCCCGCCGGTGCAGCTGCCGAACGCGGGCCGGACGACGCTGACGATCGGGGACTTCAGCACCCGGTTGACGCCGAAGAAGGCGGACGGCTCGTTCACCGGGCTCGGCTCGTTCACCTCGGACTGCACGCTCGATCCCGGTCAGGACCCGGTTCTGCTGAGCTTCGACCTCGGCGGCACGCAGTCGTCGTACGAGTACGGCGTCACCGGGACGACCACGCTGAAGGCGCTCGGGGCGAGCGCGCCGGTCACCGGTTCGCTGGCCGTCCCGGCGTTCGGTACGGCGTTCGACCGGACGCGGGTGGAGTTCAAGGTCTTCGGGTTCGTGCCCGGGACGGCCGACCTGCGGTTCGCCCCGGACGGCCCGCAGACCGGCGAGCTGACCGGCGGCGGGTTCGTCGCGCACGCGAACCTCGCGCTGGCCCTGCCGCAGGTGACGCTCTTCGGGCTGCCCGTCGCCGACGCGGGCTGCCGGGCGAGCGCGCCGATCCCGGTCGACCTGAAGTCCGGGAATGGCTTCGTGCTCGCGTCGGGCGGGCCGGTGAGCGGGGAGTACCCGATCCCGCCGCTGACCGGCTGCGGCTCGTTCACGGCGTACCTGAGCTCGCTGGTCCAGGGGCCGGGCAACACGTTCGCGCTGACGGTGACCGCGCGCTGAAGAAAGGTCCGCCGTCCTGTCGATTCCGCCTCCTCCCGCGTGACGGAGTAGGAAAGGACCACGACGAGAGGAAACGGACATGGCGCAGTACGCGGTGCTCATCTACGAGCGGGTGGCCCCCGAGGACCTGCCGAAGGAGATCATGGACCGGCACCTGGGACTGCCCGACCGGATCGGCGAGCTGGGCGGCAAGGTGACCGCGGGCCTGGCCCTGCAGCCGAACGAGACGGCCACCGCGATCCGCGGCGACCTGGTGACCGACGGGCCGTTCGTGGAGACCAAGGAGGTGCTGGCCGGCGTGTACGTCCTGGAGGCCCGCGACCTCGACCACGCCCTCGCCTGCGCGAAGCTGACGCCGGTCGTCGAGGGCGGGGTCGAGGTCCGGCCGCTCGTCGGCTTCCAGGTGGTGCCGGACTGACCTCCGTCCCGGACGCCGTCGCCGAAGCGCACCGTCGCGAGTGGGCCTACGTGCTCGCCGCGACGGTGCGGGTCACGCGCGACCTCGACGAGGCCGAAGAGGCCGTCCAGGACGCCTACCTCCAGGCGCTGAAGCGCTGGGCGGCCGACGGCGTCCCGGAGCGGCCCGGCGCGTGGCTGACCACGGTCGCGCGCCGGACCGCGCTCAACGGCGTCCGGCACCGGGAGGTGCTGCGGCGCAAGCTGCCGCTGCTGGTCGAGCCGGCCGTCGCCGAGCCGCCGGAACCGGCCGGGCCGATCCCGGACGACCGGCTCCGGCTCGTCTTCACCTGCTGCCACCCGGCGCTGGCGCAGGAGGCCCAGATCGCGCTGACGCTGCGGCTGGTGTGCGGCGTCGCGACGGCCGACATCGCGCACGCCTTCCTGGTGCCCGAGCCGACGATGGCCGCCCGGATCACCCGCGCCAAGAAGAAGATCGCCGCCGCGCGGATCCCGTACGCGGTGCCCTCGGCCGAGGAGCTGCCGGAGCGCGTGTCCGTCGTGCTGACCGTGCTGCACCTGCTCTACTCGGCCGGGCACACCGCTGCGTCGGGGAACGACCTCGTGCGGGACGAGCTGACCGGCCGCGCGCTGGACCTGGCGCGGATGCTGCGGACCCTGCTGCCCGCCGACACCGAGGTCGCCGGGCTGCTCGCGCTCCTGCTGGTCCACCAGGCCCGCCGGGCCACCCGGACCGACGACGCCGGGCGGCTGCTGCGGCTCGAAGAGCAGGACCGCACGCGCTGGGACACGGCGATGGTCGCCGAGGCCGACCGGCTCGTGGTCGAGGCGCTCACGGGCGGTCCGCCCGGGCGGTTCGGCGTCCAGGCCGCGATCGCCGCCCTGCACGCCCAGGCGCCCGGCTACGCCGAGACGGACTGGCCGCAGATCCTGGCCCTCTACGACGTGCTGCTGCGCCTGTGGCCCTCGCCCGTGGTGGCGCTCAACCGCGCGGTCGCCCTGGCCATGGTCGAAGGCCCGGAAGCCGCCCTCGCCGAAATCGCCCGGCTGGAGGTCGGCGGCCGGCTCGCCGGCTACCGCTACCTGCCCGCCGCCAAAGCCGACCTGCTGCACCGCCTCGGCCGCGACGCCGAGGCGGCCGAGGCCTACCGGGCCGCGCTCGCGTTGAGCGACAACGCCGTCGAGCAGGAGTTCCTCGCCGCGCGGCTCAGCGGCGCCTGAGCAGCAGGACGAACCCGGCGGCCGAAAGGACCAGCGCGGCCAGGAAGAACGCGCCGTGCACGACGGCGCCCGCGGTGACGTCCCCGGCCAGCTGCAGCACCAGGTCCGCGATGCCGACCACGCCGATGACCGCCAGCGCGACCCGGGTTCCGCCGACCCCGCGGTACACGCCCAGGACGAGCAACGCCCACAGCCCGGCGCAGACCACGTACGCGAGCAGCGCGACCGGGAGCGGGACGGCGGCTTCGACGGCCGTCCGGCGGCCGCCGAGCAGTGAGCCGAGGAACCAGCACGCCGTGGCGCCCCACCAGGCGAAGGCGGCGCGCGGCGCCCGGGTCGGGGACATGGCCGCAGCGTAGGTCCGGACCGTCCGGTTCCGGCACGGTCACGACCCGAACCGTTACCCGTCCGGTGACACACCGGGGTGCTATAAAACGCTACCTCTGTGGGACCGCTTCCACGGCCGTAGGCGGCCGCCGCCGGTGCCGCTAGGGTGATCGTCTGGATGTGCTGGCTCACGAGCAGCCGAACGGGAGAAGCCGGTGACCGCCGCGCACGACTCATCGTGGGACTCCGGCATCCGCTTGCGCGTGCTGCTCGTCGAGGACGACGACGGCGACGCGCTGCTGGTCGAGGAGATGCTCGCGGACACGTCCGTGCCGTTCTCGCTCGAACGCGTCGAAACGCTCGCCGCCGCGCTGGCCGGCCCGCTCACCGCCGACTGCGTCGTCCTCGACCTGCAGCTGCCCGACGCCATGGGCCTGAGCGGGCTGACGAAGCTCGGCCAGCACGCGCCCGGCGTCGCGGTCGTCGTGCTGACCGGGCAGCACGACCAGGCCACCGGCGTCGCCGCGGTCGCCGCCGGCGCCCAGGACTACCTCGTCAAGGACCAGGTGGACGGGCCGCTGCTGGTGAAGGCGCTGCGCTTCGCCCGCGAACGCAAGCGCGCCGAGCAGGTCGAGCAGCAGTTCCTGCAGCAGCAGCTGCTCGCCCGGGAGAACGCGCGGCTCGAACGCGGCCTGCTGCCCGTGCCGCTGCTGCGCGACCCGTACCTCGAGCTGGCCTCCCGCTACCGCCCGGGCCGCAACGGTTCCCTGCTGGGCGGCGACTTCTACGACGCGATCGAGCTCGCCGACGGCACCGTGCACATGATGATCGGCGACGTCTGCGGCCACGGCCCGGACGAGGCCGCGCTCGGCGTCGCGCTGCGGATCGCGTGGCGCTCGCTCGTGATGGCCGGCCTGCCGATGGCCGACGTGCTGAGCATGGTCGAGCGGGTGCTGGTGCACGAGCGGATCGAGCCGCTGTTCGCCACGGTCTGCATGGTCGTCGTCGCGCCGGACCGAAGATCCCTGCGCCTGTCGCTGGCCGGGCACCTCCCGCCGCTGCTGCTCACCCCTGGCGACGGGCACCTGCTCTCCGGGAAACACCTCGGCGTCCCGCTCGGCGTCGTCGAAGGCACGAAGTGGGAAGCGCTCGACGTGCCGCTGGAACCGGGCTGGTCGCTGCTGCTCTACACCGACGGCGTGTTCGAGGGCCGCGTCGGCGCCGGGTCGGAACGGCTCGGCCACGAGCGGATGGCCGCCATCGTCCTCGAGATCCAGCACCAGGCCGGGCTGGCCGGCACCGACCTGCTCGACGAGCTGATCGCCCGCGCCGAGCGGCTCAACTCCGGCCCCCTCGACGACGACGTCGCCCTCGCCCTGCTCAGCCACGACCCGGGGGAGCACGCCCGATGAGCGCTGAAGCGCGAGGCTGGTCGATCCGCCGCTGGCTGACCCTGTTCGCCGTCGCCGAAGCCGTGCTGCTGCTCGCCGCCCTGGTCGGCGGCGCGGTCGCGCTGGCCAGCCTGACCGCGGCCCGCAACAGCCTCCTCGACGTCATCGGGCCGCAGCGGCTGGCCGCCTACCAGCTGTCCACCTCGCTGCTGAACCAGGAGACCGGCGTCCGCGGCTACCAGCTCGGCCGGCAGCCGGAGTTCCTCACCCCGTACACCGACGGCGTCCGGTCGCAGGCCGACGCGGTCGCGCAGCTGCGGCAGCTCGGCGCGGTGCCCGGCACGCAGATCGGCGACGACCTCGAGACCGTCCTGCGGGCGGCCACCACCTGGCAGGCCGCGGCCGCGCCCACCATCGCGCCCGGGGCGGCCCCGGTGAGCCCGGCGCAGGTCCAGCGCGGCCGGACGCTGTTCGACACGGTCCGCCGGGCCCTGGACGCCCAGCTCACCCACCTCGGCGCGGTCCGCGACGCCGGCCGCGCGGACCTGGACGCCGCGGCGGCGTTCCTGACCTCCATGCTCATCGCGGTCGCCGTGCTGGTCGTGCTGCTGTTCGTGGTGCTGTTCCTCGGCCTGCGGCAGGTCATCACCCGGCCGATCGTGCGGCTGGCGGACGAGGTCCGCCACGTCGCCGACCAGGACGTCCGACGGCCGGTGAACGGGAGCGGGCCACGCGAGATCGCCCAGCTCGGCGCCGACGTCGAGGCCATGCGGCTGCGCATCCTCGACGAGGTCGCCGAGCTCGAGCGGGCGCACGCGATGCTGGACCGGCGCACGCGCGAGCTGGAACGGTCGAACGCCGACCTGGAGCAGTTCGCCTACGTCGCTTCACACGACCTGCAGGAGCCGCTGCGGAAGGTGGCGAGCTTCTGCCAGCTACTGCAGAAGCGCTACCAGGGCCTGCTCGACGAGCGCGGCGAGCAGTACATCGAGTACGCCGTCGACGGCGCGAAGCGCATGCAGGGCCTGATCAACGACCTCCTGGCGTTCTCGCGGGTCGGGCGCAAGCCGGGCGAGCACGTCGTGGTCGAGGCGAGCCGGCTGGTCGACGACGCGCTGGCGAACCTGGAGGTCGCGCTCTCGCTGAGCGGCGGCAAGGTCGACCGCGGTGAGCTGCCGGAGGTGCGCGTCGAGCCGGCGCTGATGACGGCGGTGTTCCAGAACCTGATCGGCAACGCCCTGAAGTTCAAGGGCGAGGCGCCGCCGGAGGTGCGCGTCACCGCGGACGGCGACGGCGACGGCTGGGTTTTCACCGTGTCGGACAACGGGATCGGCATCGACGCGGAGTACGCCGAACGGGTCTTCGCGCTGTTCCAGCGCCTGCACACCCGCAGCGCGTACCCGGGCACCGGGATCGGGCTCGCCCTGTGCCGCCGGATCGTCGAGTACCACGGCGGCCGGATCTGGCTCGACACCGAGGCCGAGGGCACCACGTTCCGCTTCACCCTGCCCGCCACCGAGGACAATGGGGACGCATGACGCAGGCGCACGCACCGATCGACATCCTGCTCGTCGAGGACGACCCCGGCGACGTGCTGATGACGCGCGAGGCCTTCGAGCACCACAAGATCCGCAACGCCCTGCACGTCGCGAGCGACGGCGTCGAGGCGCTCGAGTTCCTGAACCACCAGGGACGCTTCGCGGCGGCGCCGCGGCCGGGGCTGATCCTGCTCGACCTCAACCTGCCCCGCAAGGACGGCCGGGAGCTGCTCGGCGAGATCAAGCAGGACCCGGAGCTGCGCACCATCCCGGTGGTCGTGCTGACGACGTCCGAAGCGGACGAGGACATCGTGCGCAGCTACGACCTGCACGCCAACGCCTACGTCACCAAGCCGGTCGACTTCGAGAAGTTCGTCGAAGTGGTCCGGAAGATCGACGACTTCTGGGTCACGGTCGTCAAGCTGCCGCACCGGTGAGGAGCGTCGATGGCGGGGCGCCGGGGATTGGGGCACCATAGAGCGCCGTGACCTCTTCATCCCGGGATCTTCCCGCCGTCGAGCTGGCGGTCACGCTCGACTGGCGGGGCACGGCCGCGGTGCTGCGCGTGGCGGGGGAGATCGACCTGCTGAGCGCGCCGGAGTTCGAGGAAGTCGTCGACGTCGTGCTGGCCGACGAGCCGCGGACGCTGGTGGTCGACCTGCGCGCGGTGACGTTCTTCTGCTCGGCGGGCCTGCAGGTGCTCGCGGCGGCGCACCGCCGGCTCCCCGAGCACGCGCTGCGGGTGGTGAGCGACTCGCCGGTGACGTCGGGGCCGCTGAGGACCACCGGCCTCGACACGTGGATCGGTATCCACGCGACGGTCGACGAAGCGCTGGCCAAGTGACGGCCCCCGGCTGGGGAGAAAGGCGACCCCCGATGGACGAACCCCCGGGACCGTTCCGCTGCCACGGCGTGGAGGCGGTGCCCCAGGCCCTGCGGCGGCTCCGGCACGACCTGATGGCCTGGGTCCTCTCGGCGGGCGTCGAGGAGGGCCGGGCGCAGGACATCGTGCTGGCCAGCTACGAGGCGCTGGCCAACGTCGCCGACCACGCGTACGACGGCGCGGGTTCCGGAGTGGTCGACCTCGAGGCGACGGCGCACCCGGACCGGATCGAGGTGGTCGTCAGCGACCACGGGAAGTGGCGGACCCCGGTGGTGGACCCGCGCCCGGTTTCCGTGCGGGGGCGGGGATTGACGCTGCTGCGAGCCAGTGCCGACCGGGCGGA
This genomic window from Amycolatopsis mongoliensis contains:
- a CDS encoding ATP-binding protein, which codes for MDEPPGPFRCHGVEAVPQALRRLRHDLMAWVLSAGVEEGRAQDIVLASYEALANVADHAYDGAGSGVVDLEATAHPDRIEVVVSDHGKWRTPVVDPRPVSVRGRGLTLLRASADRADISSGEAGTVVTLVWDLAPVRP
- a CDS encoding PP2C family protein-serine/threonine phosphatase; the encoded protein is MTAAHDSSWDSGIRLRVLLVEDDDGDALLVEEMLADTSVPFSLERVETLAAALAGPLTADCVVLDLQLPDAMGLSGLTKLGQHAPGVAVVVLTGQHDQATGVAAVAAGAQDYLVKDQVDGPLLVKALRFARERKRAEQVEQQFLQQQLLARENARLERGLLPVPLLRDPYLELASRYRPGRNGSLLGGDFYDAIELADGTVHMMIGDVCGHGPDEAALGVALRIAWRSLVMAGLPMADVLSMVERVLVHERIEPLFATVCMVVVAPDRRSLRLSLAGHLPPLLLTPGDGHLLSGKHLGVPLGVVEGTKWEALDVPLEPGWSLLLYTDGVFEGRVGAGSERLGHERMAAIVLEIQHQAGLAGTDLLDELIARAERLNSGPLDDDVALALLSHDPGEHAR
- a CDS encoding response regulator, with product MTQAHAPIDILLVEDDPGDVLMTREAFEHHKIRNALHVASDGVEALEFLNHQGRFAAAPRPGLILLDLNLPRKDGRELLGEIKQDPELRTIPVVVLTTSEADEDIVRSYDLHANAYVTKPVDFEKFVEVVRKIDDFWVTVVKLPHR
- a CDS encoding sensor histidine kinase — encoded protein: MSAEARGWSIRRWLTLFAVAEAVLLLAALVGGAVALASLTAARNSLLDVIGPQRLAAYQLSTSLLNQETGVRGYQLGRQPEFLTPYTDGVRSQADAVAQLRQLGAVPGTQIGDDLETVLRAATTWQAAAAPTIAPGAAPVSPAQVQRGRTLFDTVRRALDAQLTHLGAVRDAGRADLDAAAAFLTSMLIAVAVLVVLLFVVLFLGLRQVITRPIVRLADEVRHVADQDVRRPVNGSGPREIAQLGADVEAMRLRILDEVAELERAHAMLDRRTRELERSNADLEQFAYVASHDLQEPLRKVASFCQLLQKRYQGLLDERGEQYIEYAVDGAKRMQGLINDLLAFSRVGRKPGEHVVVEASRLVDDALANLEVALSLSGGKVDRGELPEVRVEPALMTAVFQNLIGNALKFKGEAPPEVRVTADGDGDGWVFTVSDNGIGIDAEYAERVFALFQRLHTRSAYPGTGIGLALCRRIVEYHGGRIWLDTEAEGTTFRFTLPATEDNGDA
- a CDS encoding STAS domain-containing protein, whose product is MTSSSRDLPAVELAVTLDWRGTAAVLRVAGEIDLLSAPEFEEVVDVVLADEPRTLVVDLRAVTFFCSAGLQVLAAAHRRLPEHALRVVSDSPVTSGPLRTTGLDTWIGIHATVDEALAK